A region from the Candidatus Methylomirabilota bacterium genome encodes:
- a CDS encoding cysteine hydrolase, with amino-acid sequence MATVDIVDRSEMISKMKALLEINPKETAIVTVDMHRGHLDPRVATMPASDEDCERVIAATERLLRHARAAGVHVVHVVTVQRLIPGLGAEGRACPFWAKLSQMVEADRWIPGKKSTIDSHNIKGSILTEIIPSLYEKDRDYVVDNKKRLNCFTNTDLEHLLRILGVKTIVLTGINTNTCVLNTAFSALDRDFAVVVISDCVASMYGQDLHVFALQNIARCIGWVLTVDEFTDKLKAGARSELVAAAV; translated from the coding sequence ATGGCGACAGTCGACATCGTCGACCGGTCCGAGATGATCAGCAAGATGAAAGCCTTACTGGAGATCAACCCCAAGGAGACGGCCATCGTGACGGTGGACATGCACCGCGGGCACCTCGATCCGCGGGTGGCGACCATGCCGGCGTCCGACGAGGACTGCGAGCGCGTCATCGCCGCGACCGAGCGCCTGCTCCGGCACGCCCGCGCCGCCGGTGTGCACGTGGTTCACGTCGTGACCGTGCAGCGGCTCATCCCCGGCCTGGGCGCCGAGGGGCGGGCCTGCCCCTTCTGGGCCAAGCTGAGCCAGATGGTGGAGGCCGATCGCTGGATCCCCGGCAAGAAGAGCACCATCGACTCGCACAACATCAAGGGCAGCATCCTGACCGAGATCATCCCGTCGCTGTACGAGAAGGACAGGGATTATGTCGTCGACAACAAGAAGCGGCTCAACTGCTTCACCAACACGGATCTGGAGCATCTGCTCCGCATCCTGGGCGTGAAGACGATCGTGCTCACCGGCATCAACACCAACACGTGCGTGCTGAACACCGCGTTCTCGGCGCTGGACCGGGACTTCGCCGTGGTGGTCATCTCCGACTGTGTCGCCAGCATGTACGGACAGGATCTGCACGTGTTCGCCCTGCAGAACATCGCCCGGTGCATCGGCTGGGTGCTCACGGTGGACGAGTTCACCGACAAGCTCAAGGCCGGCGCGCGGAGCGAGCTCGTCGCGGCCGCCGTCTGA
- a CDS encoding CocE/NonD family hydrolase, whose translation MIVQRDLDIPMDDGLVLKADVYRPDTQERVPVIMTMGPYGKGVKYQDHYKPMWDWLVGKHPDILEGSTRSFLTWETVDPEIWVPWGYAVVRVDSRGAGRSPGYLDIFSPRETRDFYHCIEWAGTQAWSNGKVGLNGISYYAINQWHVAALQPPHLAAMVPWEGAADAYRDWYRHGGILSNKFMEVWYPRQVEAVQHGNPKGPWDHWMEERSTGPKELAERDLLANRCDNLANARAREMDDDWYRGRSPDWSRVTVPFLSPANWAGFGLHPRGNFAAFTEAASKEKWLEGHPGRHEEWFYLPYGMQLQKRFFDYYLKGEKNGWDKEPHVWLNVRRPFTEAVELRKEQAWPLEGTQWTKLYLDAGAGALDWEPPARAGQASFEAPGEGLTWLSPPLERETEITGPLALKIPISSSTVDADLFVTVQAFSPDGREVEFQGTVDPHTPLAQGWLRASHRQLDPEKSRPWQPYHTHRDKQPLKPGGVYDLDVEIWPTCIVLPKGFRLALGIAGQDFQRPGPDQMPVFPSRGSGPWLHNDPHDRPAEIFRGTTTVHTGPGHEAYLLLPVIPPR comes from the coding sequence ATGATCGTCCAGCGCGACCTGGACATCCCCATGGACGACGGTCTCGTGCTCAAGGCGGACGTGTACCGCCCGGACACGCAAGAACGCGTGCCGGTGATCATGACCATGGGACCGTACGGCAAAGGGGTGAAGTACCAGGATCACTACAAACCCATGTGGGACTGGCTCGTCGGCAAGCATCCCGACATCCTGGAGGGCTCGACCCGCAGCTTCCTGACGTGGGAGACGGTGGATCCCGAGATCTGGGTGCCGTGGGGCTACGCCGTGGTGCGCGTGGACTCGCGCGGGGCCGGCCGCTCGCCGGGGTACCTCGACATCTTCTCGCCGCGCGAGACCCGGGATTTCTATCACTGCATCGAGTGGGCCGGGACGCAGGCCTGGTCGAACGGCAAGGTCGGGCTCAACGGCATCTCGTACTACGCGATCAACCAGTGGCACGTGGCAGCGCTCCAGCCGCCCCACCTGGCCGCGATGGTGCCGTGGGAAGGTGCGGCGGACGCGTATCGGGACTGGTATCGCCACGGGGGCATCCTGTCGAACAAGTTCATGGAGGTCTGGTATCCGCGTCAGGTTGAGGCCGTGCAGCACGGCAACCCCAAAGGGCCGTGGGACCACTGGATGGAGGAGCGCTCGACAGGACCCAAGGAACTGGCGGAACGGGACCTGCTGGCCAACCGGTGCGACAACCTCGCCAATGCCCGTGCCCGCGAGATGGACGACGACTGGTATCGGGGCCGGTCGCCCGACTGGTCCAGGGTGACCGTGCCGTTCTTGAGCCCGGCCAACTGGGCCGGGTTCGGCCTGCACCCGCGTGGGAACTTCGCGGCCTTCACCGAGGCGGCGTCGAAAGAGAAGTGGCTGGAGGGCCATCCCGGGCGGCACGAGGAGTGGTTCTATCTGCCCTACGGGATGCAGCTGCAGAAGCGCTTCTTCGACTACTACCTGAAGGGCGAGAAGAATGGGTGGGACAAGGAGCCGCACGTCTGGCTCAATGTGCGCAGGCCCTTCACCGAGGCGGTGGAGCTGCGCAAGGAGCAGGCGTGGCCGCTCGAAGGCACGCAGTGGACGAAGCTCTACCTGGATGCCGGCGCCGGCGCGCTCGACTGGGAGCCGCCCGCGAGGGCGGGCCAGGCGTCCTTCGAAGCCCCGGGCGAGGGGCTCACCTGGCTCTCGCCCCCGCTGGAGAGAGAGACGGAGATCACCGGTCCCCTGGCGCTCAAGATCCCCATCTCCTCGAGCACCGTGGATGCCGACCTCTTCGTGACGGTGCAAGCGTTCTCGCCCGACGGACGGGAGGTGGAGTTTCAGGGCACGGTCGACCCGCACACGCCGCTCGCCCAGGGCTGGCTACGCGCCTCGCACCGCCAGCTCGACCCCGAGAAATCCAGGCCGTGGCAGCCGTATCACACGCACCGCGACAAGCAACCGCTGAAGCCCGGCGGGGTCTACGACCTGGACGTGGAGATCTGGCCGACCTGCATCGTCCTTCCCAAGGGCTTCAGGCTGGCCCTGGGCATCGCGGGCCAGGACTTCCAGCGCCCCGGCCCCGACCAGATGCCGGTGTTCCCCTCGCGCGGCTCCGGGCCCTGGCTGCACAATGATCCCCACGACCGGCCGGCCGAGATCTTCCGCGGCACGACGACGGTGCACACGGGCCCCGGGCACGAGGCCTATCTGCTCCTGCCGGTGATCCCGCCGCGCTGA